A window of Sphingobacterium sp. SRCM116780 contains these coding sequences:
- a CDS encoding GLPGLI family protein, which produces MKKLILSICILIIVNCSTYAQNIRFIRSGIITYQKTVNMYAIIQRGITKENETFFKPAFEAYKQQHPQFKELKSTLTFRNNKTLFTPIGNVTSIMSFFNDPQISMQNNVSYTDLDTKQFISKKKVFDDIYLLNDRVQNIKWKFTDEVRDIAGYPCRRANGIILDSVYMVAFYTDKIPVSGGPESFHGLPGMILQLALPHENVSWIATKIEDVNIQPDSILPPKDGTIINYKGLIDKLKSITKDDAKSESTNLKALLL; this is translated from the coding sequence ATGAAAAAACTAATTTTAAGTATATGCATCCTAATAATTGTCAACTGCTCTACGTATGCGCAGAACATACGGTTTATTCGTTCAGGGATTATCACCTATCAAAAAACTGTTAATATGTACGCCATCATACAACGAGGCATAACAAAGGAAAACGAAACTTTTTTTAAACCTGCATTCGAAGCATATAAACAGCAACATCCACAGTTTAAGGAATTGAAAAGTACGTTAACATTCCGTAATAATAAAACCTTATTTACTCCCATTGGTAATGTCACTTCAATCATGAGTTTTTTTAATGATCCCCAAATATCCATGCAGAATAATGTTTCCTATACTGATCTGGACACTAAACAATTCATTAGTAAAAAGAAGGTATTTGATGATATTTATCTTTTAAATGATCGTGTACAAAATATTAAGTGGAAGTTTACGGATGAGGTTCGCGACATAGCTGGTTACCCCTGTCGCCGGGCTAATGGTATTATACTCGATTCTGTTTACATGGTTGCATTCTATACGGATAAGATTCCCGTTTCTGGGGGACCAGAATCATTCCATGGTTTACCAGGAATGATCTTGCAATTAGCATTACCACATGAAAACGTAAGCTGGATCGCCACCAAAATTGAGGATGTTAATATACAACCCGATTCAATTCTACCTCCAAAAGACGGTACGATAATTAATTACAAAGGATTGATCGATAAACTCAAGAGCATTACAAAGGATGACGCAAAAAGTGAATCAACGAATTTAAAAGCATTGTTATTATAG
- a CDS encoding RNA polymerase sigma-70 factor, translating to MNVHDNLSDNELIDLLKANQEQALSALYFRYWDKLLVVAGNHIHDYDIAEESVQDVFVSLWKRRHSLDLKYSLANYLAVAIKYRVISQQDKQYRYLKNIESSSNENNYHLSPAADELILEKEILQKIEASIDKLPEKCRIIFRMNREEGKTYKQIANELDISEKTVETHISKAIKHLRNDLTCIPPAVILWLIGSRF from the coding sequence ATGAACGTTCACGACAATCTTTCCGATAACGAATTGATTGATCTGCTCAAAGCAAATCAAGAACAGGCTTTGTCTGCTTTATACTTTCGTTACTGGGATAAATTACTGGTTGTTGCAGGAAATCATATCCACGATTATGATATCGCGGAAGAATCCGTACAAGATGTGTTCGTTAGCCTTTGGAAACGTCGGCATTCCTTAGATTTAAAGTACTCGCTAGCCAATTATTTAGCTGTAGCTATTAAATACCGGGTAATCTCACAACAGGACAAGCAATATCGCTATCTTAAAAACATCGAATCGTCATCCAACGAAAATAACTATCACCTGTCTCCAGCAGCAGATGAATTGATCCTAGAAAAGGAAATCTTGCAAAAAATAGAGGCCTCCATCGATAAGTTACCAGAAAAATGTAGGATTATTTTTCGCATGAACCGGGAAGAGGGGAAAACCTACAAGCAAATTGCGAATGAACTGGATATCTCAGAAAAAACAGTGGAGACCCATATCTCTAAAGCAATTAAACACCTACGAAACGATCTTACCTGCATACCTCCAGCTGTTATATTATGGTTAATAGGTAGCCGTTTTTAA
- a CDS encoding FecR family protein: MEEQFDQTYILELAYKIKTGTINDEELSHYNKWYRSLNKDFIEIPEDYANNLEEIRDRMYTNLMQQVTVEVDVKMFKISAIWWKSAAAAVLLIGSLFFFLDRWEPGILKREASVVSPNIAPGKQSATLTLADGKKIVLSNSLNGKLIEEAGVRITKTEDGELIYEMSDKTPPSRNKTNILSTAKGETYRIRLPDGSLVTLNAASSLTFTTTLNDGKGLRKVGLSGEAYFEIAKDKQHPFIVTTNSQKLEVLGTHFNVNSYAEEGVTKTTLLEGSVKVSGTTGVKVLKPGQQSELSERGMSVKNVEVEDAVAWKNGYFMFNSEPLESIMNRIARWYKAELFYEDPQLKKETFFGRVSRSEHLEKVLNTLEGTDVVKFELKGNVIKIKRKKK, encoded by the coding sequence ATGGAAGAACAATTTGATCAAACTTATATCCTAGAGCTTGCCTATAAAATCAAAACAGGAACCATTAATGATGAGGAATTGTCCCATTATAACAAATGGTATCGTAGTTTAAATAAAGATTTTATTGAAATACCTGAAGATTATGCAAATAACCTTGAGGAGATCCGTGACCGGATGTATACTAATCTGATGCAACAGGTTACTGTTGAAGTTGATGTAAAGATGTTCAAAATCAGCGCTATCTGGTGGAAATCCGCTGCAGCTGCAGTATTATTAATCGGAAGTTTGTTTTTCTTCTTGGACAGATGGGAGCCTGGAATATTAAAACGGGAAGCATCTGTGGTATCACCAAATATTGCACCAGGTAAACAGTCCGCTACCTTGACATTAGCTGATGGTAAAAAGATTGTATTATCTAACTCTTTAAATGGGAAGCTGATTGAAGAAGCCGGAGTGCGTATTACTAAAACTGAAGATGGGGAATTGATATATGAAATGAGTGATAAGACCCCTCCTTCCCGGAATAAAACCAATATACTTTCTACAGCAAAAGGAGAAACTTATCGGATACGTTTACCTGATGGTTCCCTCGTCACTTTAAATGCAGCTTCCAGTTTGACATTCACCACGACATTAAATGATGGAAAGGGACTACGCAAAGTTGGTCTCAGTGGCGAAGCGTATTTTGAAATCGCAAAAGATAAGCAACATCCTTTTATAGTTACCACGAATAGTCAGAAACTGGAGGTTTTAGGAACACATTTTAATGTCAATTCATATGCAGAGGAAGGGGTAACAAAGACAACTTTATTAGAAGGATCGGTTAAAGTTTCAGGAACAACTGGTGTAAAAGTTTTAAAGCCTGGTCAACAGTCAGAACTGTCCGAAAGGGGTATGTCTGTTAAGAATGTGGAAGTTGAGGATGCCGTAGCTTGGAAAAATGGGTATTTTATGTTCAATAGTGAACCTTTGGAAAGTATCATGAATAGGATCGCCAGATGGTACAAAGCGGAGCTGTTCTATGAAGATCCCCAACTTAAGAAAGAAACTTTCTTTGGACGCGTAAGCAGGAGTGAACACCTGGAGAAGGTCTTAAATACGCTCGAAGGAACAGATGTCGTGAAGTTTGAATTAAAGGGGAACGTAATAAAAATTAAACGAAAAAAGAAGTAA
- a CDS encoding SusC/RagA family TonB-linked outer membrane protein has protein sequence MYKIYTKFFCMPSGGIPKLLLIMKLTTFILIISLMQVSAATFGQRMTLKQSNITLEKVFREIIRQTGYDVLITDTKFQLSKKINVNFNKAPLSEVLDQLVQGTNLTYSIDDKSVKLKERKAYMTDPTISQQQYVDLNGKVIDENGKPIAGVSLLVNGKGASTDLEGRFLLRNIHDNDVIRVTSVGYESIDFQIIKNSSSYVLAALRKSQSELLSITYGARPSITIKLKQAISVLNETVVIGYGSQKKEDVTGSISSIDDKTLMQNTVGTASFDRALGGLAKGVFVSQSTGDPGASASINIRGFTSPFSGGSNQPLFVIDGVSFNLDAPFNTGGFTNSMPQANPLLSLDPNNIESIDILKDAAATAIYGSRGANGVIIVTTKKGKKGEKTQVDFSFTTSIGKPANQLKLMNTDQFKTYTDLIFKNTVDAVNKGQVSAGNLAPFIDGKMADIKKDLVTNKYVYNGLNPTYFGKENTNWVDEIYRDNALTHQANLNFRGSSNNTTYSLGGSYLDQNGTMINSSLKQYNFYTNLNMNLNKFITVGSSIRVGHTLNKSGRFGAGSEASSFVLTARPDLPVFNEQGGFMLQSNFDFGYEAFSPNPVAQLQYKMADKGYTLLGNAFAEVAVLKNLKIKADFNTGLFLTKGDFFSPTVTNGFYPGSPLQEATLQISDALNFNKVINLTANYLLALDKHHMEFVAGYAVDRTTVRRGFTYFSGFPDDEVLINANNAASVIDYGDGRIESGLNSIFGRALYNYDNRYLATVNFRSDASSKFGPDKKRGYFPSVSLGWNMNNEAFFKEQNLVEHLKLRGSLGRTGSSNIDDFSYFQFFEKGFRDNGIYNGLPAVLFSSTLPNADISWETTTEYNLGLDFGFKARRVYGSIDFYNRETKGALAPTPFPLELGPEVFTSNLVNMSNKGLELELGVDILRNKQGFNWSVAANWSFNRSKIKSLNGAVIPSYQLDSYIVGEPVGTIKGYKVAGIFQNQAEVDALNAAAATKYGAGTYYERKGTSVGDYKTIDVDGDGRITDADRAVIGSIEPDFFGGLTNTFAYKGFELTAFCQFVSGVEADWRNARMNGRSYPAKNNLVMYADNTWTPENPNAEFARVVYTDPGNNRKVTDRNIYDASYFKLKNLYMRYTFPTTISKKLMVSNLALFTSMSNVFTITKWPGTDPETVSGVNIPLRGTNTDPYPLTRNISFGLSVNF, from the coding sequence ATGTACAAAATTTATACTAAATTTTTCTGTATGCCTTCTGGAGGTATACCTAAACTGTTATTAATAATGAAGCTCACCACATTCATATTAATTATCTCATTAATGCAGGTTAGTGCAGCAACTTTTGGTCAGAGGATGACTTTAAAGCAAAGCAATATAACCCTTGAAAAAGTATTCAGGGAGATCATCAGACAAACAGGATATGATGTACTAATTACAGATACTAAATTCCAATTGTCTAAGAAAATCAATGTAAACTTTAACAAAGCACCCTTATCTGAAGTGCTAGATCAACTCGTTCAAGGAACAAATCTGACTTATAGTATTGATGACAAAAGTGTTAAGCTGAAGGAGCGCAAAGCCTATATGACAGATCCTACAATTTCTCAACAGCAATACGTTGATTTGAATGGTAAAGTAATTGATGAGAATGGAAAGCCCATAGCGGGCGTTAGCTTATTGGTAAATGGGAAAGGGGCAAGTACAGATCTAGAAGGTCGTTTTTTATTGCGCAACATACATGATAATGATGTTATTCGTGTAACCAGTGTTGGTTATGAATCTATTGATTTTCAAATTATTAAAAATTCCAGCAGTTATGTTTTGGCTGCTTTGAGAAAGAGCCAAAGTGAGCTGTTGAGTATCACTTACGGCGCAAGACCATCGATCACAATAAAGCTTAAGCAAGCAATCAGCGTCTTGAACGAGACTGTAGTAATCGGATATGGAAGTCAAAAGAAAGAAGATGTAACTGGATCAATATCTTCAATAGATGATAAAACGTTAATGCAGAATACGGTGGGCACTGCAAGTTTTGACCGTGCGTTAGGTGGATTGGCAAAAGGAGTATTTGTATCACAAAGTACAGGTGATCCTGGTGCAAGCGCTAGTATCAATATCAGAGGTTTTACCTCTCCTTTTTCAGGAGGAAGTAACCAGCCGCTATTTGTGATTGATGGGGTAAGTTTTAATCTAGATGCTCCTTTCAATACGGGAGGTTTTACAAACAGTATGCCGCAAGCGAATCCACTGTTATCACTTGATCCGAATAATATAGAAAGCATCGACATCTTAAAGGATGCTGCAGCTACAGCTATTTATGGTTCTAGGGGTGCAAACGGTGTCATTATCGTCACTACGAAAAAAGGTAAGAAAGGGGAAAAGACTCAGGTAGATTTTTCATTTACCACCTCAATTGGTAAGCCTGCAAATCAGCTAAAGCTCATGAATACAGATCAGTTTAAAACTTATACCGACCTGATCTTCAAGAACACAGTTGACGCAGTAAATAAGGGGCAGGTAAGCGCTGGTAATCTTGCACCGTTTATTGATGGTAAAATGGCCGATATTAAAAAGGATCTTGTAACGAATAAATATGTGTATAATGGGTTGAATCCTACTTATTTTGGAAAGGAGAATACCAATTGGGTTGATGAAATTTACAGAGATAATGCCTTAACTCACCAGGCCAACCTCAATTTTAGAGGAAGTTCCAACAATACAACTTATAGTTTAGGCGGATCGTATCTGGATCAGAATGGAACCATGATCAACAGTTCTCTAAAACAATATAATTTTTATACCAATCTGAATATGAACTTAAATAAGTTTATTACAGTCGGTAGTTCTATTCGTGTTGGACATACCTTAAATAAGTCAGGAAGATTTGGTGCCGGATCTGAAGCAAGCTCATTTGTGTTAACTGCAAGACCAGATTTGCCTGTATTTAATGAGCAGGGAGGATTTATGTTGCAATCTAATTTTGATTTTGGCTATGAAGCTTTCAGTCCTAATCCTGTGGCACAGTTGCAGTATAAAATGGCCGATAAAGGATATACCTTATTGGGAAATGCCTTTGCAGAAGTAGCTGTGTTGAAAAATTTGAAGATAAAGGCAGATTTTAATACCGGATTATTTCTAACCAAAGGAGATTTCTTTAGCCCAACGGTGACAAACGGTTTTTATCCAGGTAGTCCCTTACAGGAAGCCACATTACAAATTTCAGATGCATTGAACTTCAATAAGGTGATAAATTTGACAGCAAATTATCTACTTGCATTGGATAAGCATCATATGGAATTTGTAGCGGGTTATGCCGTGGATAGAACTACTGTGAGAAGAGGATTTACATATTTCTCTGGTTTTCCAGATGATGAGGTGCTGATTAATGCAAACAATGCTGCCAGTGTAATTGACTATGGTGACGGCAGAATTGAATCGGGTCTCAATTCTATTTTTGGCAGAGCACTATATAACTACGACAATCGGTATCTGGCAACAGTTAACTTTCGTTCTGATGCTTCTTCGAAATTTGGACCGGATAAAAAGCGTGGGTATTTCCCCTCTGTTTCATTAGGCTGGAATATGAATAATGAGGCTTTTTTTAAAGAACAGAATTTGGTTGAACACTTAAAATTAAGGGGAAGTTTAGGAAGGACAGGATCTTCAAATATTGACGATTTCTCTTATTTTCAGTTCTTCGAAAAGGGATTTAGAGATAACGGTATTTACAATGGTTTACCAGCGGTTTTGTTTTCATCAACACTACCTAATGCTGATATTTCATGGGAAACGACAACCGAATACAATCTTGGACTTGATTTTGGTTTTAAGGCAAGACGCGTGTATGGAAGTATCGACTTTTACAACAGGGAAACTAAAGGTGCGTTGGCACCAACACCTTTTCCTTTAGAGTTGGGCCCTGAAGTTTTTACTTCTAATCTGGTAAATATGTCGAACAAAGGATTGGAGTTAGAGCTTGGTGTCGATATATTACGTAACAAGCAGGGGTTTAACTGGAGTGTGGCTGCTAACTGGTCCTTCAATCGCAGTAAAATCAAGTCATTAAATGGAGCTGTTATTCCTTCGTATCAGCTGGATAGTTATATTGTTGGAGAACCTGTTGGAACGATAAAAGGTTATAAGGTTGCGGGCATTTTTCAAAATCAAGCAGAAGTAGACGCTTTAAATGCAGCTGCTGCAACAAAATATGGCGCTGGTACTTATTACGAACGTAAAGGAACAAGTGTTGGAGATTATAAAACCATTGATGTGGATGGCGATGGACGAATTACAGATGCCGATAGAGCTGTTATTGGAAGTATAGAACCCGATTTCTTTGGTGGATTGACAAACACTTTTGCCTACAAAGGTTTTGAGCTGACTGCGTTTTGTCAATTTGTATCAGGTGTAGAGGCTGACTGGAGAAATGCCCGTATGAATGGACGTAGTTATCCTGCAAAAAATAATTTGGTTATGTATGCAGACAATACCTGGACACCTGAAAACCCCAATGCTGAATTTGCAAGGGTGGTGTATACCGATCCAGGAAACAATAGAAAAGTAACCGATCGTAATATTTATGATGCTTCTTATTTTAAGTTAAAGAACCTTTACATGAGGTACACTTTCCCTACAACAATTTCTAAAAAATTGATGGTTTCGAATTTAGCCCTGTTTACTTCCATGTCGAATGTATTCACCATAACCAAATGGCCAGGCACAGATCCAGAGACAGTTTCAGGAGTAAATATTCCGTTAAGAGGTACCAATACAGATCCTTACCCGCTGACCAGAAATATATCATTCGGTTTATCAGTTAACTTCTAA
- a CDS encoding RagB/SusD family nutrient uptake outer membrane protein has translation MRSLNIYKLSGLLLLSTLSIVQSCNIDDIKPSNAITEENVIRDETTAQYVLNSVYVRWRAWYTGSSAVYQGYLSNEIIPTAILDEAEGMDVNNVTPDNQFVQGYYTELYGLINQANWLIASLEADKAPGMSAVRKNEMIAEAKCQRAMAHFNLLRCFGQFYDLNSQYGVVIRLEPSRGLQIDARKTVQESYDAIINDLQFAAINGPKGVVHTQVSSTTASAFLAKVYLYAGNFSAAQSEALKVMNNTDSYGLEGNFKDIFLKRFESKETLFSPFANGDTEKHPSMSRIQLTLYSNDLEQLANNQVAGGGSLSGNGSGYDPRFSYAYAVNSKGPQFNGKYPYFDRDFSNTFPISGLTTYQLRMAEIYLIHAEAKARLATGNTADTEAIADVNAIRLRAGGLSPIAPANKAALLVAIRQEKLLELFGENGEPWFDIVRFDRLGDLNAATVKSTISNANKFIMPLAKTVLLGNNKLIQNPGYPSY, from the coding sequence ATGAGATCATTAAATATATATAAGTTAAGTGGATTACTCCTTTTAAGCACGCTTTCTATTGTTCAGTCTTGCAACATTGATGATATAAAACCTTCCAATGCGATCACGGAAGAAAATGTGATTCGTGATGAAACTACGGCGCAGTACGTGCTAAATAGTGTTTATGTAAGATGGCGTGCCTGGTATACAGGTTCATCTGCTGTTTATCAGGGTTATTTGAGTAATGAAATTATTCCAACAGCAATATTGGACGAAGCGGAAGGAATGGATGTTAATAATGTTACGCCTGATAACCAATTTGTACAAGGATACTACACGGAGCTCTATGGCCTTATTAACCAGGCAAATTGGTTAATTGCGTCCTTGGAAGCAGATAAAGCTCCTGGCATGAGTGCTGTAAGAAAAAATGAAATGATTGCTGAAGCCAAGTGTCAGCGTGCAATGGCTCATTTTAACCTATTGAGATGTTTTGGTCAGTTTTATGATTTAAATTCTCAGTATGGTGTTGTAATCAGACTAGAGCCTTCCAGAGGTTTGCAAATAGACGCGAGAAAGACTGTTCAGGAATCCTATGACGCAATCATTAACGACTTGCAATTTGCAGCCATTAATGGGCCAAAAGGAGTTGTACATACCCAGGTGAGCAGCACTACCGCAAGTGCATTCTTAGCCAAAGTTTATCTGTATGCTGGTAATTTTTCTGCAGCACAATCCGAAGCCCTAAAAGTGATGAATAATACGGATAGTTATGGTCTTGAAGGTAATTTTAAAGATATCTTCTTAAAAAGATTCGAGTCTAAAGAGACCTTATTCTCCCCTTTTGCAAATGGTGATACAGAGAAACATCCTTCGATGAGCAGAATTCAACTTACGCTTTATTCAAATGATTTGGAGCAATTGGCTAATAATCAGGTAGCAGGTGGCGGTAGCTTGAGTGGTAATGGCAGTGGATATGATCCGCGATTCAGCTATGCTTATGCCGTCAATTCGAAAGGACCTCAATTCAATGGAAAGTACCCTTATTTTGATCGGGATTTTTCAAATACATTTCCAATATCAGGGCTTACAACCTATCAGCTTAGGATGGCCGAAATCTATTTGATCCATGCAGAAGCAAAGGCACGTTTAGCGACTGGAAACACAGCAGATACTGAGGCAATTGCTGATGTAAATGCAATTAGATTGAGAGCTGGTGGACTGAGTCCGATTGCTCCTGCTAATAAAGCAGCTTTGCTAGTTGCTATCCGTCAGGAGAAATTACTGGAATTATTTGGCGAAAATGGAGAACCCTGGTTTGATATTGTACGTTTTGATCGATTAGGAGACTTGAATGCCGCTACTGTTAAATCAACAATTAGCAATGCGAACAAGTTCATTATGCCGCTGGCTAAGACGGTACTATTAGGTAACAACAAATTAATTCAAAACCCAGGTTATCCAAGTTATTAA
- a CDS encoding TlpA family protein disulfide reductase: MIKKLLFMLTICGSTWMALGQKKMNGTEATVVVEQSSVKADSMWVVDPIKDKAFFVKPDAQGRFVITFKPVFPRLVKIGIDAPKKWRIELDLENGDAIKIETDYAANTKFSGKGAMKAEVLFRDTKAYIDADRKMEMEKIPANDLQQQFTHIADQSIAFLEANKQHVSPVFYKEQSIKFKYGRLGRQFDVPIYLKNWGGRKLSTVIPDGYWDLDKGLKMDDQLLSNTGYTNLMMYSYVSFLRLKALADQGMLDSALSIEKRTELDYSLIEKNYTGKTRSMALRTTLQSGFNRAKDVEVFKPLLDKYISQYATHEDATLALSNYNSFAKTNVGKVPPFFTLKDLDEKDVTLKDFTGKVVYMDFWASWCSPCRHEMQEGNPKLHAAFKDNKDVVFLYVSIDDRADLWRKAIAEDKIEGVHVLSAGGFNSPVGKAFNINGVPHYILIGKDGKIVDNNASRPSEDITQTKINEALQAK, encoded by the coding sequence ATGATTAAGAAATTATTATTCATGCTGACCATATGTGGTAGCACCTGGATGGCATTAGGACAAAAGAAAATGAATGGAACAGAGGCGACTGTTGTGGTTGAGCAAAGTTCAGTTAAGGCAGACTCTATGTGGGTTGTTGATCCGATAAAGGATAAGGCTTTTTTTGTAAAACCTGATGCTCAGGGACGTTTTGTGATTACCTTCAAACCCGTTTTTCCACGATTGGTTAAAATTGGAATTGATGCACCTAAGAAATGGCGGATTGAGCTTGACCTGGAAAATGGCGATGCGATAAAGATTGAAACTGATTATGCCGCGAACACCAAGTTTTCTGGTAAAGGGGCAATGAAGGCAGAAGTGCTATTTCGGGATACAAAAGCTTATATTGATGCTGATCGGAAAATGGAAATGGAAAAAATCCCTGCAAATGATTTGCAGCAACAATTTACCCATATCGCCGATCAGTCTATCGCATTTTTGGAAGCTAATAAGCAACATGTCAGTCCTGTTTTTTATAAGGAACAATCAATTAAATTTAAGTATGGTCGTTTGGGGCGTCAGTTTGATGTGCCGATCTATTTAAAAAACTGGGGAGGACGCAAATTGTCAACGGTTATACCAGATGGCTATTGGGATTTGGATAAAGGGCTTAAAATGGATGATCAGTTGCTTTCGAATACGGGGTATACCAATCTTATGATGTATAGTTATGTGAGCTTTTTAAGATTAAAAGCGCTTGCTGATCAGGGAATGCTGGATAGTGCTTTATCTATTGAGAAAAGAACTGAGTTAGATTATAGCCTAATTGAAAAGAACTATACAGGAAAAACCCGTAGTATGGCTTTGCGAACAACGCTACAATCTGGGTTTAACAGAGCTAAAGATGTAGAGGTATTTAAACCGTTACTGGATAAATATATAAGTCAGTATGCTACTCATGAGGATGCTACGTTGGCATTGAGTAACTACAATAGCTTTGCTAAAACGAATGTTGGGAAGGTGCCACCTTTCTTTACACTTAAGGATCTGGATGAAAAGGATGTTACCTTGAAAGATTTTACCGGCAAGGTGGTGTACATGGACTTTTGGGCCAGCTGGTGTAGTCCATGCCGACACGAGATGCAAGAAGGTAATCCTAAATTACATGCAGCATTTAAAGATAATAAGGATGTTGTTTTTCTTTATGTAAGTATTGATGATCGGGCTGATTTATGGAGAAAAGCCATTGCGGAAGATAAAATTGAAGGAGTTCATGTACTTTCGGCAGGTGGTTTTAATAGTCCTGTTGGTAAAGCATTTAATATTAATGGCGTTCCACATTATATCCTTATCGGAAAGGATGGAAAAATAGTTGATAATAATGCGTCAAGACCCAGTGAGGATATAACCCAGACGAAGATTAACGAAGCTTTACAGGCTAAGTAA
- a CDS encoding STM3941 family protein codes for MKKIEIEIDKKKTLMALSLSLFCVTLGIIVILNPHNFISTSKISSEFRILTGIVFVSIYFTTSIYRLKILVSKNNLTIDSNGINDNISLMSNGLIKWNEITDIKSVEFMLMRFLLIFVKNPEEKLEEASGMKRKLMAKNMKKFGTPFSITSTVLKCNFNELEKLLKDKLTEYN; via the coding sequence ATGAAGAAAATTGAAATTGAAATAGACAAGAAAAAGACACTAATGGCTTTATCCCTTTCATTATTTTGTGTGACTTTGGGAATAATTGTCATTTTAAATCCTCATAATTTTATTTCTACATCCAAAATAAGTTCAGAATTTAGAATATTGACTGGAATTGTTTTCGTCTCAATTTATTTTACTACAAGCATTTACAGATTAAAAATATTAGTTTCAAAAAATAATTTGACAATTGACAGCAACGGAATTAATGATAACATCAGTTTAATGAGCAATGGATTAATTAAATGGAATGAGATTACAGATATAAAATCAGTGGAATTTATGTTAATGAGATTTTTGCTAATTTTTGTGAAAAATCCTGAAGAAAAGTTAGAGGAAGCAAGTGGAATGAAACGGAAGTTAATGGCAAAAAATATGAAAAAATTTGGAACACCTTTCTCAATAACTTCTACTGTTCTGAAGTGTAATTTTAACGAACTTGAAAAATTATTAAAAGATAAATTAACTGAATATAACTAA
- the purD gene encoding phosphoribosylamine--glycine ligase, translated as MNILIIGSGGRESAFAYKLSQSKRLHNLFIAPGNAGTGAYGQNVALKVTDFDGIANFVLENDVNMVLVGPEEPLVKGIHDYFLDRADLKHIPVIGPQQEGAQLEGSKDFSKQFMDRHGIPTAASRSFDKGNLEEGLAYLETQKLPIVLKADGLAAGKGVLICETLEDAKLELKAMIADSKFGAASDVVVVEEFLKGIELSVFVLTDGNSYKVLPSAKDYKRIGEGDTGLNTGGMGSISPVPFADEVFLSKVEERIIKPTVDGLKKDGIPYKGFIFIGLMNVEGEPLVIEYNVRMGDPETESVLPRIESDLVDLLEGVAQGNLDTRSYTVTSKTAVTVMLVAGGYPGDYESGKVISNLENVKESIIFHAGTKSEGEHVVTAGGRVIAVTTLQDTLFDALQQATADAGRIYFEGKYFRRDIGFDLI; from the coding sequence ATGAATATCCTAATCATTGGTTCTGGCGGTCGTGAATCAGCCTTCGCCTATAAACTTTCGCAAAGTAAACGTCTTCATAATTTGTTTATCGCTCCAGGTAATGCTGGTACTGGTGCTTATGGTCAGAATGTCGCTCTTAAAGTGACAGATTTTGATGGTATTGCAAATTTTGTGTTGGAGAATGATGTCAACATGGTTTTGGTAGGTCCTGAAGAACCTCTTGTAAAAGGTATTCATGATTATTTCTTGGATCGAGCAGATTTGAAACATATACCGGTTATAGGTCCACAACAAGAGGGTGCTCAGTTGGAAGGTTCAAAAGATTTTTCAAAACAGTTTATGGATCGTCATGGTATCCCAACGGCGGCTTCTCGTTCTTTTGATAAAGGAAATTTAGAAGAGGGATTAGCTTATCTGGAAACACAGAAATTACCTATTGTTTTAAAAGCTGATGGTTTAGCTGCAGGTAAGGGTGTTTTGATTTGTGAGACGCTAGAAGATGCAAAACTAGAATTAAAAGCAATGATTGCTGATTCGAAATTCGGAGCTGCTAGTGATGTTGTTGTTGTGGAAGAATTCTTAAAAGGAATTGAGCTGTCTGTTTTTGTCTTGACTGATGGTAATTCTTATAAAGTATTGCCTTCTGCTAAAGATTATAAACGGATTGGAGAGGGAGATACGGGTTTGAATACAGGAGGGATGGGATCAATATCACCTGTACCTTTTGCTGATGAGGTGTTTCTAAGTAAAGTGGAGGAACGGATTATCAAACCTACGGTTGATGGACTGAAAAAAGATGGAATACCATATAAGGGATTTATCTTCATCGGATTAATGAATGTTGAAGGAGAACCGTTAGTAATTGAATATAATGTACGCATGGGGGATCCGGAAACAGAATCTGTTTTACCTCGTATTGAATCTGATTTAGTTGATTTATTGGAAGGAGTTGCACAAGGTAACTTGGATACTCGTTCGTATACTGTGACATCAAAAACAGCTGTTACTGTCATGTTGGTGGCAGGGGGTTATCCTGGGGATTATGAATCGGGAAAAGTAATTTCAAATTTAGAGAATGTAAAAGAGTCCATCATTTTCCATGCAGGAACCAAATCTGAGGGAGAGCATGTGGTAACTGCAGGTGGTCGTGTTATCGCAGTGACGACGTTACAAGACACATTATTTGATGCTTTGCAACAGGCAACTGCCGACGCTGGACGTATTTATTTTGAAGGAAAATATTTTAGAAGAGATATCGGTTTCGATTTGATCTAA